In Colletotrichum destructivum chromosome 1, complete sequence, the sequence AGGAAGGACTTGCCGCAGCCATCATGGCTGCAGGTGTAGCTGCGCTCTTGGGTGTGAGAGCCCTTGACGTGCTGGCGCAGGTGCTTCTCCTCGCGGTAGTCCTTGTCGCAGCCGGGGTAGGTACACTTGAAGGGACGGTCGTCCGTGTGAGAGCGAAGGTGGGCAGCCAGGCGGGCCGGCCGGTTGAAGGTCTTGTTGCAGTCCGGGTAGGTGCAGGGTATCGTCTTCAGGTCGGAGGGGAATTTGCGGGAGCGGGTGGTGAGGGAGGTCTGACCAGTCTGCACCGACTCTACCTCTgcgtccgccgtcgacccAGAGTTGCTGGCAGTGTCAtcgtactcgtcgtcggtAAGAGCTTGATTGATCCATCGTGTTAGCGAGATGCACCGCTACCTGTAGGTCCCGGATATCACCAACCAGCATCTTCCAGGATCTCTACCTTGGACCTTTTGGGgtccgagacgacgaaggtctctctttccttcctcttcatcatggCGGGCGAATTGGGCAGTGCATTGCCTTCCTCcacgatgaagaggaaaTTTCGCCGTTCGGGGTctgtgtgagagagagatggcGGACTTATTCTTGGCAGAAATTCCCACTGCGCCGGGCGGTCAGGCGAAATTTTGTGCGCTGGACCAGCAACCACAGGAGGGGCCGGGGTGCGACTCGGTCCGGATAAGCTTTCCACTGATGCTGATAACGATAGTGCAGACCCACCCATGGGAACTCTGTTCGATCGCAGCCTCGTCAATAATTTTTCACGGCTGGACCCAGCAGTGGCGCTCAGGCTTTCCCCCCACGACAACCTCTCAACACACGCGACGAAACCAGCGCCCAAACCTCAGCAATCGATTGCACCACATCCCTCAGCCCCCGACCCCCTCAATTGACACTGCATAATGTCGGACtttggtgacgatgacgtTGGCGGAGGGTATGTGGACTTGCTTCTACACTTTGCAAATGCGACTCTGACTGTTGGAACAGCGACGAGCCCATGtacgaggacgaggcggctGACTACTGGGACCCGGAGgcgcccgtcgacgaggatgacgtAGTGCGAGCCGAGggtgatgaggaggaagccgaTAACGTCGTTGTGTCAGGAGACCCGTCGGCCGCGGCAAACTCAGGAAAGGGCAACGAAAAGTCTCACCGCGACAAGAAGATTcccgacgaccagcgaaCTACAACACCCTACATGACGAAGTACGAGCGCGCTCGTATCCTCGGCACCCGCGCTCTTCAGATTAGGTACGACAACGAGCGACCCCCCATCCGTTTACCATCAACCGCACCACCTGCGATAACTATCGTCATCCACGCGATCCGCAAGGCTAATAACAGACGTGTAGTATGAACGCGCCTGTGTTGGTGGACCTGGAAGGCGAGACAGATCCTCTTCAAATCGCGATCAAGGAGCTCCGAGAGAAGAAGATCCCTCTCATCGTGCGCCGGTACATGCCCGATGGATAGTAAGTGCCGGATTCTTCCTTGTTCACGCAAAATTGTCGTGGGCTCGTCCTGGATTCGAGGCACGCATGCTAACCGTGCTTCAACAGCTACGAGGATTGGACTTGCGAGGAGCTTCTCCAGTAGACAGGGAAACAACTGGCTTTTCGTCACTTTCGGGGCAAAGAGAGACACGCACACGCGACTAGATGCAAGGCACCTTATACCCATCTCCTATTGTCGTTGCCTGAAGAGTAGTCAgaccccctcctccctgaGCCGAGTCTCCAAATCCGTTTCTTCCGCCCTTCTTCCCGAGTGTGCTCGCTTCGTTGCTGTTACGCAGGAAGATCCTCGAGAACAAAACACTTGAAAAGAAACCCCCAGACTAAAAAGATACAGCCAACAGGTGGTGGTATGTATCGTTGTACTTTGAATTTTTGCATTGAGCGTGGCGTTTTATCTAGGCAAAAAAATGGAAAAGAGGTTGGAATATCAGACCTAACAAGTATACTTTCTCACAGTAccctttttcctttttctgACATCCGGCATTTGTGTCTCCCGTGACTACTTGCTGCAAGTGACTCATTCCAGGTCTACGTGTCCCCTCGCCCGGATCACTTCATGCACGCGATGGGCAGTCTGCAGCGTAATGAGTAGGCGCGAGAGACCGGATGATGGCCCATCATTCCGGCCGGGTAGGGAAGAGGATCACGGACCTTGGCGCCGCGCAGCAAACGCTCCTTACATCGTGGAGTAGACCTTTTGAACACTACTACCGGCAAAGTTTACGCGCTTCCCTCATCTGCGCTTCTCGATTacaaggggttgttgttcgtcgccgcccccttTCCGCAAGATGTGATAAACCCGTGAGTCTTGCCGGGAGGCGGAAGAGACGAGGTGATCCCACGTGAGCCGTACGacgtcaccatcgccgccaaccaCTCCGCAGGCTTTTTCCCTTCCGCACG encodes:
- a CDS encoding Putative RNA polymerase, subunit omega/Rpo6/RPB6, DNA-directed RNA polymerase, 14-18kDa subunit, with translation MSDFGDDDVGGGDEPMYEDEAADYWDPEAPVDEDDVVRAEGDEEEADNVVVSGDPSAAANSGKGNEKSHRDKKIPDDQRTTTPYMTKYERARILGTRALQISMNAPVLVDLEGETDPLQIAIKELREKKIPLIVRRYMPDGYYEDWTCEELLQ